From a region of the Myroides sp. JBRI-B21084 genome:
- a CDS encoding Fur family transcriptional regulator — MKKNIELKLLLKKTKPTSMRILVYEFLEQQQIALSLTEIENHFYNADRVTIYRTLKTFEKKGIVHSIQENTVTKYILCNVDCNEKTHNDWHLHFYCTICKQTTCKDDFLIPKNVTSAYKIDKIKLFGTGICENCIKEGQ; from the coding sequence ATGAAAAAGAACATTGAACTAAAGTTATTGCTAAAAAAAACCAAACCAACAAGTATGCGGATATTGGTATACGAATTTTTGGAACAACAGCAAATAGCATTGTCTTTAACTGAAATTGAAAACCATTTTTACAACGCAGATAGAGTAACTATTTACCGTACTTTAAAAACCTTTGAAAAAAAAGGAATTGTTCATAGTATACAAGAAAATACCGTAACAAAATATATCTTATGTAATGTTGATTGTAATGAAAAAACTCATAACGATTGGCACTTGCATTTTTATTGTACCATTTGTAAACAAACTACATGTAAAGATGATTTTTTAATTCCTAAAAATGTAACGAGTGCATATAAAATTGATAAAATTAAATTATTTGGTACTGGTATTTGCGAGAATTGTATAAAAGAAGGGCAATAG
- a CDS encoding efflux RND transporter periplasmic adaptor subunit, translating into MKNIINKIVLYVFVLMAVFNINACKNNEKHSEKDGHNHNTKAETTTKELTEENVTILTNEQIKAVGIEFGTIEQKQLSATLKVHGALQVPNSNKANATSLFGGVIKSLNVEIGDFVKKGQIISSISNPQFIQLQEEYLGINSRIEFAELELARQRELNDGNAGAKKNLQSATTELNMLRTRKSSLNQQIKMMGINPSSLSNANLKTTLVVISPINGTVSNVFVKMGSYVDVSSPIVEIVDNNAIHLDLQVYEKDIPFIKNGQKIDFVVTNNPKKTYSAVVYNIGSSFNGDTKTIAVHCKIFGKKTGLIDGMSVTANLSLDNLLSDVLPSEAIVNADGKNYIFLVKELKAETHEHTEGEVHDHSNHDNGANKGTQFIKIEVIKGASQLGYTAITPISEIPNGAHIVVKGAFFVNAKMNDTGEHGHAH; encoded by the coding sequence ATGAAAAATATTATAAATAAGATAGTTTTATACGTTTTTGTATTGATGGCAGTATTTAATATTAACGCTTGCAAAAACAATGAAAAACATTCAGAGAAAGATGGACATAACCATAATACTAAGGCTGAAACAACTACAAAAGAACTCACCGAAGAAAATGTAACAATATTGACAAATGAGCAAATAAAAGCTGTAGGTATTGAATTTGGAACAATTGAACAAAAACAGTTATCTGCAACGTTAAAAGTTCATGGCGCATTGCAGGTACCTAATAGCAATAAGGCAAATGCAACTTCGTTATTTGGTGGTGTAATAAAATCTCTCAACGTAGAAATTGGTGATTTTGTTAAAAAAGGTCAGATTATTTCAAGTATTTCAAACCCACAATTCATTCAGTTACAAGAAGAATACCTTGGTATTAATAGCCGAATAGAATTTGCAGAACTGGAATTAGCTAGACAGCGCGAGTTGAATGATGGAAATGCCGGTGCAAAGAAAAATCTGCAAAGTGCTACAACCGAATTAAATATGTTAAGAACACGAAAATCTTCGTTAAACCAACAAATTAAAATGATGGGAATAAATCCGTCTTCCCTATCAAATGCTAACCTTAAAACCACATTGGTAGTTATAAGTCCGATAAATGGAACCGTTAGCAATGTTTTTGTAAAAATGGGCAGTTATGTTGATGTATCTTCTCCAATTGTAGAAATAGTAGATAACAATGCAATACATTTAGATTTACAGGTATATGAAAAAGATATTCCTTTTATTAAAAATGGGCAAAAAATTGATTTTGTAGTTACTAACAACCCTAAAAAAACTTATAGTGCCGTAGTGTACAATATAGGTTCATCTTTTAACGGCGATACCAAAACAATTGCAGTACACTGTAAAATTTTTGGTAAAAAAACCGGCCTTATAGATGGAATGAGCGTTACTGCTAACTTAAGTTTAGACAATTTATTAAGTGATGTACTTCCAAGTGAAGCCATAGTAAATGCCGATGGAAAAAATTACATTTTTTTAGTTAAAGAACTAAAAGCAGAAACGCACGAACATACAGAAGGTGAAGTGCATGATCATAGTAATCACGATAACGGTGCCAATAAAGGAACGCAATTTATCAAAATCGAAGTTATCAAAGGAGCTTCTCAATTAGGTTACACCGCCATAACACCAATAAGTGAAATTCCAAACGGAGCACATATTGTAGTAAAAGGAGCCTTTTTCGTAAATGCAAAAATGAATGATACAGGTGAACATGGTCATGCACATTAA